From the genome of Lotus japonicus ecotype B-129 chromosome 6, LjGifu_v1.2, one region includes:
- the LOC130722667 gene encoding cytosolic endo-beta-N-acetylglucosaminidase 1 isoform X2: MYAERLAELAVDLGFDGWLINMEVNLDPGKISNLKEFVDHLSLKMHSSVPGSLVIWYDSITIDGKLNWQDQLNEYNKPFFDICDGIFVNYTWKENYPKLSAAVAMDRKFDVYMGIDVFGRNTYGGGQWNANVALDLLRKDDISAAIFAPGWVYETKQPPDFETAQNSWWGLVGKSWGILRNYLGVLPFYTNFDQGRGYHISVDGDHVSNANWCNISCQGFQPLIEVADPTNPIQVLVDLKEASYSGGGNITFKGSLEKKTYFERKIFQGEFLLSELPIHFIYSVKSDGNSLLGLKLVLTSTGDKRTSILLTSQAVNNFSSKFSKVIMAREQKGFSPGWVINEGAIAMDGFTLTEIHAVCYISDSPLSDANDGSVDYFAILGHITMKTSDYKLDFPVSSSWLVSGEFIKLNSDSQGSKTLDVKISWTPKDGKNHLFSKYVVYLVRLSKQADGNPGRTSEHVNEEYLGVAQVNSFYVSDLKVPLATSSLKFIIQVCGVDGTIQELDESPYYELIVEGP, encoded by the exons ATGTATGCAGAACGTCTAGCGGAGCTTGCTGTTGATTTAGGCTTTGATGGATGGCTA ATAAATATGGAGGTAAATTTGGATCCAGGGAAAATCTCTAATTTGAAAGAGTTTGTAGACCATTTATCATTAAAAATGCATTCTTCTGTGCCTGGATCGTTAGTTATATG GTATGACAGTATTACAATTGATGGTAAATTGAACTGGCAAGATCAACTAAATGAATATAACAAACCGTTCTTTGACATATGCGATGGAATATTTGTAAACTATACATGGAAG GAAAACTATCCAAAGCTCTCTGCTGCTGTTGCCATGGATCGGAAGTTTGATGTTTACATGGGAATTGATGTATTTGGAAGAAACACTTATGGTGGTGGACAGTGGAAT GCAAATGTTGCTCTTGATTTACTAAGAAAGGATGACATCTCTGCTGCAATATTTGCTCCTGGATGGGTCTATGAGACAAAGCAACCACCAGATTTTGAGACTGCTCAGAATAG TTGGTGGGGTCTTGTGGGAAAGTCATGGGGAATACTGCGAAATTATCTTGGAGTACTACCATTCTATACAAATTTTGATCAG GGGCGTGGTTATCACATTTCAGTTGATGGAGACCATGTATCAAATGCTAATTGGTGCAACATTTCTTGCCAAGGCTTTCAG CCACTCATTGAGGTTGCTGATCCTACAAATCCTATTCAAGTTCTTGTAGA CTTGAAGGAAGCATCATATAGTGGAGGGGGGAACATTACATTCAAAGGATCTCTTGAAAAGAAAACGTACTTTGAGAGGAAAATCTTTCAAGGAGAGTTTCTTTTGAGCGAGTTGCCTATCCACTTTATCTATTCT GTGAAATCTGATGGCAATTCTTTATTGGGACTTAAGCTTGTGCTCACCTCCACCGGCGACAAAAGAACGTCTATTCTTCTCACATCGCAGGCCGTGAATAATTTCTCAAGTAAATTCAGCAAAGTGATCATGGCACGTGAACAAAAGGGATTTTCCCCTGGATGGGTCATAAATGAAGGTGCAATTGCCATGGATGGATTCACTCTAACAGAAATCCATGCAGTTTGCTACATATCTGATTCTCCATTATCAGATGCCAATGATGGTAGTGTGGATTATTTTGCCATTCTTGGTCATATCACAATGAAAACTTCTGATTACAAGTTGGATTTTCCGGTCTCCTCTTCCTGGCTAGTTAGTGGTGAATTCATCAAATTGAATTCAGATTCTCAAGGCTCCAAGACCCTTGATGTTAAAATTTCTTGGACACCGAAAGATGGAAAAAATCATCTATTTTCAAAGTACGTCGTGTATTTGGTAAGATTATCAAAACAAGCAGATGGCAACCCAGGTAGAACATCAGAACATGTTAATGAGGAGTATCTTGGGGTAGCACAAGTGAACTCTTTTTATGTTTCTGACCTCAAAGTTCCTTTGGCCACTTCAAGTCTCAAATTTATAATACAAGTTTGCGGTGTTGATGGGACGATTCAGGAATTGGATGAATCTCCATATTATGAATTGATAGTTGAAGGTCCTTAA
- the LOC130722667 gene encoding cytosolic endo-beta-N-acetylglucosaminidase 1 isoform X1, whose product MISRLLRAYINRQFLIFLRNTLHFLLQQIQNLFLTMSNPKSEAKPEPSSSSSESPPPFDPTQPSVPISYPIKTLQELESRSYFESFHYPFNKASVPISDGVSSSLPNRRRLLVCHDMAGGYLDDKWVQGGANPDAYAIWHWHLIDVFVYFSHDLVTLPPPCWTNTAHRHGVKVLGTFITEWDAGKAACDILLSTKESAQMYAERLAELAVDLGFDGWLINMEVNLDPGKISNLKEFVDHLSLKMHSSVPGSLVIWYDSITIDGKLNWQDQLNEYNKPFFDICDGIFVNYTWKENYPKLSAAVAMDRKFDVYMGIDVFGRNTYGGGQWNANVALDLLRKDDISAAIFAPGWVYETKQPPDFETAQNSWWGLVGKSWGILRNYLGVLPFYTNFDQGRGYHISVDGDHVSNANWCNISCQGFQPLIEVADPTNPIQVLVDLKEASYSGGGNITFKGSLEKKTYFERKIFQGEFLLSELPIHFIYSVKSDGNSLLGLKLVLTSTGDKRTSILLTSQAVNNFSSKFSKVIMAREQKGFSPGWVINEGAIAMDGFTLTEIHAVCYISDSPLSDANDGSVDYFAILGHITMKTSDYKLDFPVSSSWLVSGEFIKLNSDSQGSKTLDVKISWTPKDGKNHLFSKYVVYLVRLSKQADGNPGRTSEHVNEEYLGVAQVNSFYVSDLKVPLATSSLKFIIQVCGVDGTIQELDESPYYELIVEGP is encoded by the exons ATGATTTCTCGTCTTCTTCGAGCCTATATAAACCGCCAATTCTTAATCTTCCTCCGAAACACCCTCCATTTCCTTCTTCAACAAATCCAAAACCTCTTCCTCACCATGTCAAACCCCAAATCCGAAGCAAAACCcgaaccctcttcttcttcttctgaatctcCACCACCCTTCGATCCTACACAACCCTCGGTTCCAATTTCATACCCAATCAAGACCCTTCAGGAGCTTGAATCTCGGTCCTATTTTGAATCCTTTCACTACCCTTTCAACAAAGCATCGGTTCCAATTTCCGATGGGGTTTCTTCTTCGTTGCCCAATCGGCGTAGGTTGCTCGTGTGCCATGATATGGCTGGGGGTTACTTGGATGATAAGTGGGTACAAGGTGGTGCCAACCCTGATGCTTATGCAATTTGGCACTGGCATTTGATTGATGTGTTTGTTTACTTTTCTCATGATTTGGTtactcttcctcctccttgttGGACTAACACTGCTCATCGCCATGGAGTTAAG GTGTTGGGGACTTTCATTACTGAATGGGATGCAGGAAAGGCTGCCTGTGATATATTGCTTTCAACAAAGGAGTCTGCCCAGATGTATGCAGAACGTCTAGCGGAGCTTGCTGTTGATTTAGGCTTTGATGGATGGCTA ATAAATATGGAGGTAAATTTGGATCCAGGGAAAATCTCTAATTTGAAAGAGTTTGTAGACCATTTATCATTAAAAATGCATTCTTCTGTGCCTGGATCGTTAGTTATATG GTATGACAGTATTACAATTGATGGTAAATTGAACTGGCAAGATCAACTAAATGAATATAACAAACCGTTCTTTGACATATGCGATGGAATATTTGTAAACTATACATGGAAG GAAAACTATCCAAAGCTCTCTGCTGCTGTTGCCATGGATCGGAAGTTTGATGTTTACATGGGAATTGATGTATTTGGAAGAAACACTTATGGTGGTGGACAGTGGAAT GCAAATGTTGCTCTTGATTTACTAAGAAAGGATGACATCTCTGCTGCAATATTTGCTCCTGGATGGGTCTATGAGACAAAGCAACCACCAGATTTTGAGACTGCTCAGAATAG TTGGTGGGGTCTTGTGGGAAAGTCATGGGGAATACTGCGAAATTATCTTGGAGTACTACCATTCTATACAAATTTTGATCAG GGGCGTGGTTATCACATTTCAGTTGATGGAGACCATGTATCAAATGCTAATTGGTGCAACATTTCTTGCCAAGGCTTTCAG CCACTCATTGAGGTTGCTGATCCTACAAATCCTATTCAAGTTCTTGTAGA CTTGAAGGAAGCATCATATAGTGGAGGGGGGAACATTACATTCAAAGGATCTCTTGAAAAGAAAACGTACTTTGAGAGGAAAATCTTTCAAGGAGAGTTTCTTTTGAGCGAGTTGCCTATCCACTTTATCTATTCT GTGAAATCTGATGGCAATTCTTTATTGGGACTTAAGCTTGTGCTCACCTCCACCGGCGACAAAAGAACGTCTATTCTTCTCACATCGCAGGCCGTGAATAATTTCTCAAGTAAATTCAGCAAAGTGATCATGGCACGTGAACAAAAGGGATTTTCCCCTGGATGGGTCATAAATGAAGGTGCAATTGCCATGGATGGATTCACTCTAACAGAAATCCATGCAGTTTGCTACATATCTGATTCTCCATTATCAGATGCCAATGATGGTAGTGTGGATTATTTTGCCATTCTTGGTCATATCACAATGAAAACTTCTGATTACAAGTTGGATTTTCCGGTCTCCTCTTCCTGGCTAGTTAGTGGTGAATTCATCAAATTGAATTCAGATTCTCAAGGCTCCAAGACCCTTGATGTTAAAATTTCTTGGACACCGAAAGATGGAAAAAATCATCTATTTTCAAAGTACGTCGTGTATTTGGTAAGATTATCAAAACAAGCAGATGGCAACCCAGGTAGAACATCAGAACATGTTAATGAGGAGTATCTTGGGGTAGCACAAGTGAACTCTTTTTATGTTTCTGACCTCAAAGTTCCTTTGGCCACTTCAAGTCTCAAATTTATAATACAAGTTTGCGGTGTTGATGGGACGATTCAGGAATTGGATGAATCTCCATATTATGAATTGATAGTTGAAGGTCCTTAA
- the LOC130724977 gene encoding uncharacterized protein LOC130724977: MESGASGALESGPGGQLSEEKYQLRRSTFKEKVVGDQPRKVVSYKETGVGVNGGEGGAEDDEEMEGSETDSGDSEAWSEEEEEAVERKEVMMNPHCPVIEISREERKAACKKWERAIFVKLLGKRIGLRLMQSRLARLWQPSGEMEKWRPEFAPAEGELNRVSVWIKIPRFPVEYYEKPFFRKIAKNLGRFVKVDSHTLREKDLMFSAEASTERARFARLWIDVDLQKSLVSKFLFNGKEYMVEYEGLNLICFKCRCFGHKKEQCSIVAPEVTPSGGAPAGHRSQQTVVAPEFGPWMMVKKMQRSGAQGPRSGGKAMPAGGRGGPRFAVLHAGVDEEDMLMVMVNPPAAEVAAQTEEVLVEENIVVVANHPGMGPTNHVIHEEQPVLEFVNRKEKGAQVKAGPHVGNSCPSQRRAGNLKKKNARGKARARADKDRKVLKLENDCFVIDPTLKGGHHGSQTMVGQLSLHHYNGSAGNRPDRERSSSPRFHKSCWVLIFSCQV; this comes from the exons atgGAGAGTGGTGCGAGTGGTGCTCTGGAGAGTGGTCCCGGTGGTCAGTTGTCGGAGGAGAAATATCAACTCCGGCGAAGCACTTTCAAGGAAAAGGTAGTGGGGGACCAGCCTCGGAAGGTGGTCTCCTACAAAGAAACCGGTGTGGGGGTTAATGGCGGAGAGGGTGGTGCGGAGGATGATGAGGAGATGGAGGGGTCGGAGACGGATTCTGGGGATAGTGAGGCCTGGtctgaagaggaggaggaagctgtGGAGCGTAAGGAGGTGATGATGAATCCACATTGCCCTGTGATTGAAATATCTCGGGAGGAGAGGAAGGCGGCGTGTAAGAAGTGGGAAAGGGCAATTTTTGTCAAGCTGTTGGGCAAACGGATTGGGCTGCGACTAATGCAATCAAGGCTTGCCAGGCTCTGGCAACCTTCTGGTGAGATGGAG AAGTGGCGGCCGGAGTTTGCCCCAGCGGAGGGGGAGTTGAACAGGGTCTCGGTCTGGATCAAAATTCCTCGTTTTCCAGTGGAGTACTACGAGAAACCCTTCTTCCGTAAGATTGCCAAGAATCTAGGACGGTTTGTGAAGGTGGATAGCCACACGTTGCGGGAGAAGGACCTCATGTTTAGTGCAGAAGCTTCTACAGAAAGGGCTCGGTTTGCCCGTCTCTGGATTGATGTTGATCTTCAGAAGTCTTTGGTCTCCAAGTTCCTGTTTAATGGGAAGGAATACATGGTGGAGTATGAGGGACTGAATCTCATATGTTTTAAGTGTCGGTGTTTTGGTCATAAGAAAGAGCAATGCTCCATTGTGGCTCCGGAGGTAACCCCGAGCGGTGGCGCTCCGGCCGGTCACAGGTCCCAGCAAACGGTGGTGGCGCCGGAGTTTGGTCCATGGATGATGGTAAAGAAAATGCAGCGGAGCGGGGCCCAAGGTCCACGGAGTGGGGGGAAGGCCATGCCTGCTGGCGGGAGAGGAGGGCCACGGTTTGCGGTGTTACATGCAGGGGTGGATGAGGAAGACAtgttgatggtgatggtgaacCCCCCGGCGGCTGAAGTGGCAGCGCAG ACCGAGGAGGTTTTAGTGGAGGAGAATATTGTGGTGGTTGCAAATCACCCTGGGATGGGCCCCACAAATCATGTTATTCATGAGGAACAACCGGTTTTGGAATTTGTTAACCGGAAAGAGAAGGGGGCGCAAGTCAAGGCGGGCCCACATGTGGGGAATTCTTGCCCTAGTCAACGTCGTGCaggtaatttaaaaaaaaaaaacgctaGAGGAAAAGCCCGAGCGCGCGCTGACAAGGATAGAAAGGTGTTGAAACTGGAGAATGATTGTTTTGTCATTGATCCAACGTTAAAAGGGGGCCATCATGGAAGCCAGACCATGGTGGGTCAGCTATCTCTCCACCATTATAATGGGTCAGCTGGTAATCGTCCTGACAGAGAAAGGAGCTCCTCTCCTAGATTTCACAAGAGTTGTTGGGTGCTCATCTTTTCTTGTCAAGTTTAA
- the LOC130726972 gene encoding LOB domain-containing protein 12-like produces MGGSGNSPCASCKLLRRRCAQDCIFSPYFPSDDPQKFAIVHKVFGASNVSKMLQELPFDQRADAVSSLVYEAHARVRDPVYGCVGAISYLQNQVSELQMQLAVAQAEILCIQMQNEPVMPNPELDLDQKSYLLQNDLPQYLNYTSSSNVIHHDSLSRESIFGHDMVS; encoded by the exons ATGGGTGGGAGTGGGAATTCCCCATGTGCTTCATGCAAGCTGCTGAGACGCCGTTGCGCCCAAGATTGCATCTTTTCTCCTTATTTCCCTTCTGATGATCCTCAAAAGTTCGCCATAGTTCATAAGGTTTTTGGTGCTAGCAATGTTAGCAAAATGCTGCAG GAACTTCCGTTTGATCAGAGAGCAGATGCAGTGAGCAGTCTAGTGTATGAAGCACATGCAAGAGTCCGGGACCCAGTGTATGGTTGTGTTGGAGCCATATCCTACTTGCAAAACCAGGTCTCTGAGCTCCAAATGCAGCTTGCAGTGGCtcaagcagagatcctctgCATCCAGATGCAGAACGAGCCTGTTATGCCCAATCCAGAACTGGACCTAGATCAGAAATCATACCTTCTCCAAAATGATCTGCCTCAGTACCTTAATTATACCTCTTCAAGCAATGTTATTCATCATGATTCTCTCTCAAGAGAGAGCATATTTGGACATGACATGGTTTCTTGA